In a genomic window of Spodoptera frugiperda isolate SF20-4 chromosome 18, AGI-APGP_CSIRO_Sfru_2.0, whole genome shotgun sequence:
- the LOC118278294 gene encoding regucalcin, giving the protein MIIREFILTILFVNCFAYQATTPLIKNVQRGGIHFEGPHWSTAENALYWVDIQGQQVYRFDAETSNITSKTIGYGPVSLVVTVKDYPKLILVSVRSELYFLPWDTFENDSSLRLLSVVDLGLPDNRCNDGKVDAKGRLWFGTMGKEVDNIVDKDQGTLYLMDEHNYNDPMEKVRPVTVSNGMAWTADKKFMFYIDTPTRNIDVFDFDLEEGSIRNRRTLFSFQANNVTGLPDGMTIDSDGNLWVACFNGWKVIKIDSRAGKLLEQHRLPVSKVTSVMWGGHDLSTLFVTTSKVGLSQAELNAQPEAGSLFAIEGTGAKGLPENQFVFANAATF; this is encoded by the exons ATGATAATCAGAGAATTTATCCTCACCATATTATTTGTCAACTGTTTCGCATACCAAGCTACGACACcgcttattaaaaat gtaCAGAGAGGTGGCATACACTTCGAGGGACCTCATTGGTCAACCGCAGAGAATGCTCTCTATTGGGTCGACATACAAGGACAGCAGGTGTACAGATTCGACGCAGAAACATCTAATATCACCTCTAAAACTATTG GATACGGACCAGTGTCACTAGTTGTGACTGTAAAGGACTATCCGAAGCTGATTTTGGTATCTGTAAGGTCGGAACTTTACTTCTTACCATGGGACACGTTCGAAAATGACAGTTCTCTCAGACTACTGAGCGTTGTGGACCTGGGTCTGCCAGATAACAGGTGTAACGACGGCAAGGTCGACGCTAAAGGAAGGCTTTGGTTTG GTACAATGGGCAAGGAAGTAGATAACATCGTGGACAAAGACCAAGGAACTCTATATTTAATGGACGAGCACAATTATAACGACCCGATGGAAAAGGTTCGTCCCGTCACCGTGTCAAACGGCATGGCGTGGACTGCCGACAAAAAGTTCATGTTCTACATAGACACTCCAACTAGAAACATTGACGTATTCGATTTTGATCTCGAAGAAGGATCCATTC GCAACAGAAGGACACTGTTCAGTTTCCAAGCCAATAATGTGACAGGGCTACCAGATGGGATGACAATCGACAGTGATGGTAACCTATGGGTAGCCTGCTTTAATGGATGGAAG GTAATAAAGATTGACTCCAGAGCTGGTAAACTTTTGGAACAGCACAGGCTGCCAGTTTCAAAAGTAACATCAGTGATGTGGGGGGGACATGATCTATCTACACTTTTCGTGACAACCAGCAAGGTGGGCCTGTCTCAAGCGGAGCTGAATGCGCAACCTGAAGCCGGCTCCCTATTCGCCATTGAAGGCACTGGAGCTAAAGGACTGCCTgaaaatcaatttgtttttgCTAATGCTGcaactttttag
- the LOC118278296 gene encoding mitochondrial glutamate carrier 1 yields the protein MAAPKPPPAQQFNLIPKIVNGGIAGIVGVSIVFPLDLVKTRLQNQTIGPNGERQYKNMLDCFKQTYKAEGYFGMYRGSGVNILLITPEKAIKLAANDFFRFHLSKPDGTIPIPNQMLAGGSAGACQIVITTPMELLKIQMQDAGRVAAQIKAAGGKVGKRVTAWELTKKLVAEKGIFGLYKGVTATACRDISFSVVYFPTFAILSKMGIQDPKDITPPFWWSFLSGCMAGSFAALAVNPMDVVKTRMQTLTKGSGERQYTGIMDCVTSTLRHEGPTAFFKGGVCRMIVIAPLFGIAQTVYYLGIAEYLLGYKRGKIV from the exons ATGGCGGCACCAAAACCTCCACCAGCTCAACAGTTCAA tttaaTCCCAAAAATTGTCAATGGCGGTATCGCGGGTATTGTGGGTGTTTCCATAGTGTTTCCATTGGATTTAGTAAAGACAagacttcaaaaccaaacgatCGGCCCAAATGGCGAGAGGCAATATAAAAACAT GTTGGATTGCTTCAAGCAGACTTACAAAGCAGAAGGCTACTTCGGCATGTACCGAGGGTCTGGTGTCAATATCCTGCTGATCACTCCAGAGAAAGCTATTAAATTGGCtgctaatgacttcttccgcttcCACTTGTCCAAGCCAGATGG AACCATACCGATCCCAAATCAAATGCTTGCCGGTGGTTCAGCCGGGGCGTGTCAGATTGTCATCACCACGCCTATGGAGCTCCTAAAAATCCAAATGCAGGACGCTGGACGAGTTGCAGCACAAATCAAAGCCG CTGGCGGCAAAGTGGGTAAGCGAGTCACAGCTTGGGAATTAACCAAAAAATTAGTCGCTGAAAAAGGTATCTTTGGGTTGTATAAGGGAGTGACTGCGACAGCGTGCCGAGACATCTCCTTCAGTGTAGTCTACTTCCCTACCTTCGCAATCCTCAGCAAAATGGGTATACAGGACCCAAAAGACATTACACCACCTTTCTG GTGGTCATTCCTGTCGGGCTGCATGGCGGGATCTTTCGCAGCCCTGGCCGTGAACCCCATGGACGTGGTTAAGACGCGCATGCAAACTCTCACTAAAGGCAGTGGGGAACGGCAATATACGGGAATCATGGATTGCGTTAC GTCCACGTTGCGGCACGAGGGCCCGACTGCGTTCTTCAAGGGCGGCGTTTGCCGTATGATCGTGATCGCTCCTCTGTTCGGTATCGCGCAGACAGTCTACTACCTCGGCATCGCGGAGTACTTGCTAGGTTACAAGCGTGGCAAAATTGTCTGA